In Mauremys reevesii isolate NIE-2019 linkage group 13, ASM1616193v1, whole genome shotgun sequence, the sequence caatgatattggtgacatgagcttttatttgagactcatatggcaatctttagtgaactagaatgtacatacTACACCCCTCGGCACCCACTCTGTGCCCTCACCAGTTAACACTAAGAGATTCCTGAGTCATCAGTGGACTTCAGATCTGCAGCCCATTAATGTACATTTCCCACCAATCTCACAACAGTTTCTATTATTGTTGTGTTTCTTTACTCCGTGCCAACAAGGTGCTCAAATTACAGACTCTGGTTTTATAATGTCTCTGACTTTTCCTAGGAAACCAGGATCTAAACTCTGTTCACGGATGGGCAGCGagtataaaataaacataagaaaGTACAACTTCACACAAaacatggtcaacctgtggaactcattgccacgggATGGTGTGAGGGCCAGacgtataactgggtttaaaaaagaattagataagttcatggaggacaggtccatcagcggctattaggcaagatggtcagggatgcaacctctgCTCTGGTGTCCTTAGGCCTCTGAccaccagaagctgagactggacaacagagattgatcacttcatgattgccctgttctgttcatttcttctgaagaagctggcattgaccactgttggaagacagtatactggactagatgaaccattgACTGACTCAGTAAGGCTGATCTTTATGCGGTGGCCACAGTGAGTCAGGTTTTCAAGCATGGGTGCCTAAGTTTTGTCCACAAAACTTGAATTTGTTCTGATGGATGGGTACCTAGCTATGTGAATTCTGGTGCTGCAGACACAAGTGTATATTCTGCTCATGCTGTTGGCCTATGCACAGGCCCATTTTAGATACCTCTATGTGACGGGGTGGTATGCTGTGCCCCAGCCTCTTCCATGAACACAGACTGCTCTGAGTCTCTCCAAAGTGTTCTAGGGATGCCTGCTCCTGAGATCCTGGTGGTAAGGGCTCTGACTGTTTGACCCTAATGGATGATCTTAAGTCACCTTTATTCTTGACTTTTgatttctttctcctccctcttgtCTCTCAGGGGACTTCTCCAGCCTCACCTTCTCTGTGGCTTGTACTTTTGTgtctaggttcctccagcccctttacatatatttcctctttacctggccctgcaggttttacttccaccctcctgggcctccacacatgccttggtgtccctgtcagaaagggatcccagtccatgcccaggagaaggcagtggggcaATCCATCCACTACCTCTACATGTTTCTGCCTAAACTTCCCCTTGATTTCCAGAGTCACCTCTGCCATTGGGCAAAATGTATTGTCCCCATGTACATATTCAGTTTTGATCCTACCTCTGGGATAACCTATACTCAGGTATGCTCAGGGAAactctgaagaaacttccagaatcaTGCAGTCCATGATCTCCCCCAAGTTTGAGTACCTGGCCTTACCAGTGAGTGTCCCAATCTTTCAATTTCTATCCAAATGCACAGAGGCATAATCCTCAATCCATCTTTCAACTTtccatttctggcagtactttGTGACAGGCCCCACCTCAtccagcatggctgccttaatcatgttctaatctcttgcccgctaatcactaagagccatatatgtgcttcccagttaaatggggtgtcagtcgaaaggcccacattgttctgtccctatgaggtctcaccgctgctcctttaagagtaaccaaaccagatcagggttgttcacaggtcccattttacagagtctgatctcctgtgcctggtttccatttcctgtcacaggaCTCGCCAGACTTTGgggagttgttgccagacctgggcttgcTCCCGTGATAAATTCCTGAAGGCTCTTTGTTGTTAAACCTACCaggcaagcaaaggctgtttttctgcctggtgGGATTGTTGGAAAGTTGGTGGGgtcttctacaccagcagttctcaaccgggccggttttagggggtctgccaagcagggctggcagtagactagctggggcttaggcagaaagctgaagctctgagcccagcacctgcactcAAAGCCCTGAGCCgctgcaccctgtggagttaaaatccatagccaggagccccaaactgatgcctggcagtgcagagggctgggactGGGCCATGGACTATTTATAGCTTGTTGAGGTGAGAGGCggctcagaaacagaaaggttgagaacccctgttctatacttctctttgctgcttcaccactcatttcagtgtgttccctccatcaCCCTGACTGCCAAACCTCTACCCcagcttctccagcaggctctccatttgaATAGATAACAGGGAAATCCATGATGAGccccctgctgtgacagagaggtGTTGCAATCCCACACCTTCTACAAACGCAGACCACGTTGAGACTTTCTTGCTTGTAAACACCAACGTGTAGTCTATTTAATCCCCCTACCAATACATAGCACCTTTTTATcttgtatctcaactttctaaactcttctccaaaatggggggtaagctgtttccactcagagagctcagtttgtcaggctctcccagctttttgtcttgctgtctggtcacccaaagagaaacagaaagtgtgaaaaaccaggacagggagttgggagtaataggcacctgtataagatgaagccccaaatatcgggatatctggtcacccaagtttctttctctgtctgttcctcaaagggctcctgcccatgtccttttatacagtttcctgttaatggaatgattggttccttgactcactagccccaatctgacctcgtaatcagctacacctctgtccaattaggttttctgtaaggaactgaattagcactaatagtgaccagagtgctgactcaagtgcaaccctcagcactctgtcacatcatatctggagatacgaccccaaaatatccactagtgATCACCACACTCTATGCCCCCAGTTTTTGGGTCCTGATCATGTATCTTTTCTATATCCTTGTACTCTGCTAGTGCCCATACTCCTGCAGAAAGTgaaaatgactgcaaaattttgtccctagcaaaactagTTATATGAGATGTATGAGATAGAAACTTACCTCCTggcatcaagtccttccagggacactggtATCCAGGATATTGCCAATGGATGAACTGTCAATGAACAGCAGACCTGACAagtaacctgggcttcctgactctgttcaggctgcacctTCCTACCAATTGCTGCAGTTCTTTGCCTCTCTTTCCCAGGTTTTCTGTCCAAGCATTAGAATCTGTGCTTTTCAAAGTTGGGAATGAGAAACTGGTGAGAGTGCTTGGGAAGCAGAAAgcatggattctgcttgaaaacccccagactcaccatgagggagtgtgtctgctggtgaggtaagagatctTGAGGCATCattttatccttgggaatcagtagcaaatagagtggctgagagggaacctccagtttatagctttgtgtggggcgccctgggtggaaacacacatctctcacccatagatatcagagctgtctgctcagagcagctgaatttttgaagtgtgcaatcgACCCCATAAGCGGTTTCTTTTGCCTTCCAGTGTTCTGCTAAGATCTGGACTAGTAACACCTGAGATCATAcagcgcctcctcccctgggtgaattccccaatggaaaacttccgagtcaccagcacagctttccttgcccaggtaagacacagggctccgaagagcagtttcaccattagacaattgtctgtttgcctttcttttagggagttgtacagttcagttcataggagtaactgtcattttagatagtagactgggtccccctttatatggaaacctgacaaggagcttcattctacctttcggagtcattctctctgatatttgtattgctgccattgcctatactagctacacaaccacaggcgctggatgagagagatacagacagagtttgaagtactggacctcttctgccaagtcctagtgctgatactaaccaacagctcctgattttggtttcgctcagcagatcttcggaatgaacctagtgtcctaatactataaaacaagcaacatacaaatacattcacaacTATCGTAGGTTCTCatgactgtagtatctgagtacctcaaaactcATTAATGTATGTATAtgtccccacaacactcctgggaggtagggaagcacttttattcctattttacaggcaggaGCTGATGCGCAGAAGGGCtaagagatttgcccaaggtcacccaggaagtctttgaggagcaggaaattgaagctgggtctcccaagtcctaggctagtgtgaTAACTGCtgaccatcctccctttctacagccctcctctaacatctgcatcatatttcccACTTACGCTAAGTAACTATCTTAGGGGCTCATCTGGTTCTAAGAAAACAATCGATCTGTGCCTGGGATggctgttcctgggctttgaggctcTTACAAGAGGCCTCATGGTcctactgccccctgccccaggaaaagagccacaaatctgggGCTGTCTATAGAGGCTTCATGaaaacagccaatcagagcccatcaAGCTCAGCTAAAAGATGCTGCAGagccttagcaggtcagttcctgccaggaactggaggggcaagaaagggtgctgcctctggctgcagaaattcagggattgccagagtttgattctggcagcatttgcttaagttgggtttgcaggaagagagtccttaagaacttgaaccttgaggtgagggtgaagctaaaagtggcCTGTAGGAAgaagcaacaatgaactgaaatcaagcggtacctagctactgtttacagggtccatggtttggaagccagagttatgggcaggccctggttcccctaccacttacagtggcataagccccaggaaggggacaatgcttacggagagttgaacaaagggcagaatttcaaggacccagagttggggttggagaccctagtgagggcaatgggactgttcttgactagcccagaaggggtttaTTTAGCCttgggacttagccagaggcctgagccacagaagactcactgaggtcggctagcagggtgtaccaggggtgagaaaaggactgtggtaccagaCCTAGCCACTAAGAGGCTCTCAAAAGGTGAGCGGATCCCtattatagtgcccaaaaggaaggctccatgtttttaagacatttctcatttgtgtggaatgataaaaTTACCTGTTatgtgccaagtatcagaggggtagccatattagtctgtatctacaagaTTGTGGCTGtaggaggactccttgtttttcgtGTATTCCATGTCTgctcaaattctattcccaatcttaATGATCATATTGGGTCTAatggacatgttgattttatttcagctaatgagtGATCCCATGCTCAGGGAGAAGAAGTTGCTTAAGATTGTCTTACGCATcttggaagaaaggtcacaggatagaaacagcattgtccgtcagatggttgtaagaggcctgggaaatatagtcgatggggcgcctgtgaaggtatgagagattactgaataggatgcaacataagtagagaaaccaagggaaataattgttcagagtttacagaggctgcacacaatgcactaggccaaattctgctctctcccataccctagtaacctctttgcagtcaatacagagcaagctggatcctttggtaaactgggcataagcaaacaatgtgcactttaatatgaccatatgtaaatgtatacatctaggaacaaaaaatgcaggccatacttacaggatgggaaacTTTATACCAGGAAGCAATGACGCTGAAAACACTTGAGTCATGGCAGATAATCGGTTGAACGAAGCTCCCAATGCGAAGTTGTGGCCAAATGGGCTGAAATGATCATTGaaggcataaacagaggaatcttgaagaaaagtaaagaagttattttcctctgaatatggcactcatgtgagcgctgctggaatattgtgtccagttcaagTGTTgaaaattcaagaaggatgctgataaattagagaggattcagagaagagtcacaagaattatcaaaggattggaaaatataccttagtgatagactcaaggagctcaatctatttagctttacgaagagaaggttaaggagtgacttgagggcagtctataactactcacatggggaatacattttgataatgggttcttcacattagcaaacaatggtataacaagattcaatggggaaaaggaagctagattaattcagactgggaataagacatttttaatggtaattttaattaaccattggaacaatttaccaaaggttgtggtggatttttggtcactagcaattttaaaatcaggattggatgtttttctaaaagagatactctagttcagagactatttcggagaagttctatgttatgcaggaggtcagaccggataatcacaatggtcccttttggcctcggaatctaagtaactagaaatctaataataggaTTACACAGGTATATTATGGCACTGAGTTTGGCTCATTgtagctagcacctggtctgaaatatagctataggtctctgggggaagagaaggttgatgaaattcccacagcttcataactgctaaagaaaacttttattatGAGTGTGATCAGCGATAAGTGTTCTTTAATGTAATATATTTGTACAGGTGAAAAAGCacaagaagtttcttctggacataCTGATCAAGGCCTTAAATGACACTTCCAGTTCTGAAGTGATTGGCGAGAGcatgaaagcactggccaaagtcctgaaggagctgaaagagaaggacattGGTTCTTCCTTCAAAGACCTCACCCAACAGATCCAGACCTACTTTGACGATGTATGTGAACAGAACTCTCCAAATCCAGTTCAACCGATCTTGATTAGACTCGATTTACGATGTGTGATGTGGACTCCCTGGGCATTGCTCATGTCAGAGTGCAGAGATtttaggccccagggaagggaggtgttttacggaggaggagaacattaggaggatggggatgacatccctgctccaacagtctcacccttctgttcttctTGATTGCCACTGGGAACCTCAAAGGAAGTCTGAATACTAGATTAGGTAGCTAGATAACCATGAATAGGGGGTTACAGAGTGCAATAGAGAGTGTTGTGCCTGCTCTATACCATTTTTATGTGAGAGGGTTGGAATGATAATTCTGTAGTGCAGAGAATTTTGAGATTTCGGGTTTGTTCCTATTTgtgggaacccctcccccaaacttcagaactccttgtgaaacagaattactattctcaacctagctctgttggaAGCCTTGGCCTGGGGCAGTCTTCACTCAGACTATCCTGGGAacccaggaaactctgggagctagaggtgcCAGGAGTTGCAAATTTGAAAGCCTGACTcccagggtcatagaatcatagggttggaaggaccttagaaggtcatctagttcaaccccctgctcaaagcaggaccaacccccagatttttaccccagttccccaaatggccccctcagggattgaactcacaaccctgaggtTAGCAGGCCatatgctcaagccactgagctatccctcccccgaagCTGGGGGTGTGGAAGCCTATGATCCCAGTCAGCCTGCTAgattggctgccaaggagctggatgggtgcACTGAGaagacaccaggcaggtttctaaggACCCCTGCCTGGCTTCCggaggaatttcatcaaaattgaactgtctctaaaatattttcatgaatcagcAAATTCGAACAAAGaattggttaattaaagtttTTCCGACTAGCTGTAGTTGGAATCACTCTACTTTAGCGTAGAAGAGACGGCTGTATGAGGTGCGTGATGGGATTGTCCCTTACTTACCAACTTGTGGGGCTTTCTTGGCTGTAGGAGGATGATGCTCTTCGCTCAATGGCctttgtcctatttggcatcctggctcagttaacaaagaaaaaatggaaggccTATTTTGCCAAGCAGGTTCGAAAGAGCTGGGTCACACTTCTGCTGCATCTGCAAGACCCAAGCCCCAAGGTTTCAATGGTAAGACCAACAGTAACTTATTTACTAAgccaaaggaatcttcctcccaaTGCCAGGGGAGCACTGCTATTCCTGCTTGTTGtggaggcccaaattctcccctcagttcattgccctcctgctgagtcagttccagccaggttggtccatggctgcttcaccagaatccaggataggtcatgggtctgaccctacaggtctctgttcctgtctgtctctgcaccccaggcccctgcctccccagaacagaggagagaccacagctgtgcctggtgaagcagctttcatcggtatatctgttcccaaaagacattgatgctacctccaggtttcagtggaacctctcccctctattcctgcatgtttctgccaATTACATCCAGATGAATCCCTTTTTGTCCTGGAATAGATGAGCAGTCACACAGATGATTTCCCTTTGATTGAACATAGCACTCGGTAGGGAACAATTCAATGGTGTGACGCTCtttttcaggaatgcagagctacatttcacctctgtttcccatttttgggactgaagagactccaAAATGTGAtcaataagcaccttggtggcacagatgagctgaagcctgaagagctccaggtggacatttgcagacaccttgtgAGTGAGCTGTTGAACCGTATGAGATTATTGACTGGAgggtgatgggaaatgtaaatctgcccagattcccatttttcccacttctacccagccacctgttctttcccttatttacctgtggttcataaaagcatgtgctggcagtcaaagggcacttctagccagagagagctcatgtgtccctgatttcctctaggccaaagagaatgcagagctgctggagaacttgtacagcaccaccatcacatacttcagttgcagctgggaAGAGATCCGGGCAGTTGCCGCCAACTTAGCTGGTGAGAGATGATGCCCAGTGTCCCTTTGATATTCCCATTGAGGGAGTCAGAAAAAattcccactgtgcagcactgagctgccattaatctctctgtgcctcagcttcccagccatagatggagatgttaatgtccctacctctccaggatggtggtcggaggaattcattagttgctataaagggcttcgggattgttgcaggggaagcACGGTGCAGTCATTTCACAGCAGCGGCTGGGACACCGTCATGTAGGGCATGgtgacactttgagctgggggtataatttccagcttgatgagacacacccgcactagccctgtgtgctaaaaatagagagtagctgcgatggcaggagcagcaggaggtttaaccaccccaagtatgatcccatccaaaccccaaagtCCATTCTCACAGTGGCTGTTCCTCCCACTGCTTGTGCTGCCTTAGCTACATGCTAATGCCAGCACTGTCGGAGCTAGTGTGGGCCCGTCCCATTGAACTGGGAGTGAtacccctagctcaaagtgcagacctacccagtgctgttcagtgctcctcactgtgacttcatcactgggaggcaagcagcccacctccccatggcgcctgctgtttcaccttcctggccacagcaccttgtCAAGGAAGCATTAGGGTCCTCCTCTTTGACCCAGTGCCCTCTTCTCCCTAGCAcacccatgtgagacaggcaggcattgTGGCTCACCTATCAGTCACCTTGTGAGATCCCTGCTTAGAACTCACGTATTCCTGGTctcagtcctttgctcagaccactagaccaagacactatcttagtatgtctccaataactgactgcagtggcaagaggagcacagactgtttcaagcaaacgggttttatgtaaacattctttttaaaaaaatgtctctctcattctcttcagtgtggactctaaactgctctagcatcctcttgcccacagctcacccttaggcccacagtaggagaccccaaagacctgtctaggggctgctaatatcactttgcactcaacaagggaaggtggtggtggtggtggtgttgttgttgatttgacattgtgtatttaggcatcatcctggaacacacagacactcagcgtatgaaatggctggacctgaaacatctgctgatgtgtaagtgataaatacagctgaagtcctgctcaTTAGTGAGTTGTTAAAAAGGAATTTAGCTGACAAGCAGCAGTAACCGATaccactggtgcaaagtgcatcagccacacatcaaaggacaaattcactctTGCCCAGTAGAAAGTCAAccttaatttcccctgaaggaggaagctgcagaaggtgtgatatgagtcagtgcatctcctggttgtcctggcaatgccccctccccagccagtgctatccacactttgggctttattggctctctgtggactccccaagtgaaaagtagccactttctgctaccccaaatttcccaccagcaattttCCTTCCAGTAGGTGTCCTCTATCATGTGCAAACCAGCTTGgacctggcctgtgttaaattccaggtttagttgagctcaggcagtggctcctgaatagagctggaaaataactgaaaagtggaagctattgaaacaatggaccttcttccatttgcagcagagtggatgactttctggtagagtcagggtctccccacagttgggagcatggaagggacccaatgggggaccctaaagctttgtttgtattggagagCTGCTGTAGTGTGGTATTCAGAAGTAATAAGTCTCGAGCTAGTTCAGGCAcaggtgactatatgaaaagtgcggcctattcatctctcatgtattttccaccccaaaagaaggactgagcccagtttcacatttttccatgggatcattctgctcaggtacttcaaggttctgtgatcacgcttagctgtgatttgacagtctgttcactaacgtgatgccctctgtaatttcagctctccaggtcctagagaaagacccaagtcccactgtccagctggtggcaactgaAATCCTAAGTGACATCTATTCTAGTGGAGTGCTTGACGAATGAAGCAGAACGaagacaaacagaacaaggcgctccagtggtataagggccctaccatcaatcaaatgttaaccccaccagcaagatgtgtcatgtgacccctctaagaactcctcccactttcctctaccaatcaggatgggtttcgccccaataggaatgccccgagagaagacttgaccaatcagggggagttccggggcaggtgacctgtcttttgtgtgacccctctaagaactcctcctgcCGCCATCTACCGCTCAggtgggtttcagccactggggatcactccaagaggagatttgtccaactggggggaattctggggtggggtgacccatccggaagtgcttcatgtgacccttctaggaactcttctcaccaccctttaccaattgcgatgggtttcagctgcagaggactgccccaagaggagagttgaccaaaacagggtaggttctcggaaggggtgaacctcccagaagagggtcgtgaccctctaagaactccttccaatgccctctgccaatcagagtgcagcacatcacctcataagtcccagcgctgggcagaggaggccatctcttaccaagaagatgtgttttatgaattgtggaaaggctgagaggagacatggactcctttaccaccccccagagaacttcagactttgttttagccccgaggacctttgggcttgtatggataaagcgcTATAGCAGTTACAGTTCCGAGGAGGGCCTTTGACTCGACCATTAATAGATACCTCGGGacccaaccccaaacccttgtgaaGAACCCTGATGAGTgtgatgaccccccccccaaagttggaagatgatcatggcttgggggagtcactggtggacaaggtgaacgggaaagacgttgctcaggtaaatgaatgattaagaagcgatggtcaatcatgggggtataatggggttaggaatcgACTTGGTATTTcataaatctaagaacaagcagggggttgcttacactgttttttgtctgaaaatctctcaacagcttgacgatgcctttcaagaggcctttgagaacttacacatcggtagccctgtcatgcatcagctgtttttgctcctgtctgagatgcagctctcaagaggaaaatccagaaaagaacaaaatagaagaatgaaccagctcagagtccTTCGTTTTAGGGGTCATGGCGTCCATTTTTACAGGTTGTGTaaaggttgtgttaaaccaggcaattaattaaacttatttaaatgtgtc encodes:
- the LOC120380085 gene encoding maestro heat-like repeat-containing protein family member 2B translates to MENFRVTSTAFLAQLMSDPMLREKKLLKIVLRILEERSQDRNSIVRQMVVRGLGNIVDGAPVKVKKHKKFLLDILIKALNDTSSSEVIGESMKALAKVLKELKEKDIGSSFKDLTQQIQTYFDDEDDALRSMAFVLFGILAQLTKKKWKAYFAKQVRKSWVTLLLHLQDPSPKVSMECRATFHLCFPFLGLKRLQNVINKHLGGTDELKPEELQVDICRHLAKENAELLENLYSTTITYFSCSWEEIRAVAANLAGIILEHTDTQRMKWLDLKHLLMSLQVLEKDPSPTVQLVATEILSDIYSSGVLDE